The Haloferax sp. Atlit-12N genome window below encodes:
- a CDS encoding PrkA family serine protein kinase, with translation MTGEIETLADLSKHYKDSVPADLREAKSFEWYLEEVYAHPKIARNAHQRVADMFDFYGTRYDEDAGVVEYLMASEDPLHDGENVFYGREVHESIHEFVNKVKSGARGLGPEKRIKLLLGPVGSGKSHFDWISRRYFEDYTMSDEGRMYTFRWTNLGDVIRDQDPSDDVVTSPMNQDPLVLLPQEQRDVVIEQLNENLDAPYTIRNDQALDPASEFYMDRLLAHYDDDLEEVVANHIEVIRLVASENKRQCIETFEPKDKKNQDETELTGDVNYSKLAVYGESDPRAFDYAGAFCNANRGIFSGEELLKLQREFLYDFLHASQEQTIKPKNNPRIDIDQVIVGRTNMPEYREKKGDEKMEAFNDRTKRIDFPYVLEYEQEAEIYRKMLRNADVPDIHVEPHTLEMSGLFGVLTRIVEPDSDTISLVQKAKAYNGELDDGDDVDVRKLREEGEKKADIAEGMDGVSARFIGDEIAEAIMDATHRGRGYLSPLSSFTHLEENLENHGSIPEENLERYHRYLEMVREEYKERAIEDVRHALAYDIDEIRRQGEKYMDHVMAYIDDATVEDELTGRDQDPDEKFLRAVEEKLNIPEDRKDDFRQEVSNWVSRRAREGTSFNPQDNDRLRRALERKLWEDKKHNINFSALVSANELDDDERNAWIDALVDQGYSRDGAREVLEFAGAEVAKTELEG, from the coding sequence ATGACCGGCGAAATTGAAACACTCGCAGACCTGAGCAAGCACTACAAAGACTCCGTGCCCGCGGACCTCCGCGAGGCAAAGAGCTTCGAGTGGTACTTGGAAGAGGTCTACGCACACCCAAAGATCGCTCGCAACGCCCACCAGCGCGTGGCGGACATGTTCGACTTCTACGGCACCCGTTACGACGAGGACGCGGGCGTCGTGGAGTACCTCATGGCCTCGGAAGACCCCCTTCACGACGGAGAGAACGTCTTCTACGGCCGCGAAGTTCACGAGTCGATTCACGAGTTCGTCAACAAGGTGAAATCGGGGGCCCGCGGCCTCGGTCCCGAAAAACGCATCAAACTCCTCTTGGGCCCCGTCGGCTCCGGGAAGTCCCACTTCGACTGGATTTCCCGGCGCTACTTCGAGGACTACACGATGTCCGACGAGGGGCGGATGTACACCTTCCGGTGGACGAACCTCGGCGACGTCATCCGCGACCAAGACCCCTCCGACGACGTGGTCACGTCGCCGATGAATCAGGACCCCCTCGTGTTGCTCCCGCAGGAACAGCGCGACGTGGTCATCGAGCAGTTGAACGAGAACCTCGACGCGCCGTACACCATCCGGAACGACCAGGCGTTAGACCCCGCCTCGGAGTTCTACATGGACCGGCTGCTGGCCCACTACGACGACGACTTAGAGGAGGTCGTGGCGAACCACATCGAGGTCATCCGCCTCGTCGCCTCCGAGAACAAACGCCAGTGTATCGAGACGTTCGAGCCGAAGGACAAGAAGAACCAAGACGAGACCGAGCTCACCGGCGACGTCAACTACTCGAAGCTCGCGGTGTACGGCGAGTCCGACCCGCGGGCGTTCGACTACGCCGGCGCGTTCTGTAACGCGAACCGCGGCATCTTCTCCGGCGAGGAACTGCTGAAACTCCAGCGTGAGTTCCTCTACGACTTCCTGCACGCCTCGCAGGAACAGACCATCAAGCCGAAGAACAACCCCCGAATCGACATCGACCAGGTCATCGTCGGGCGGACGAACATGCCCGAATACCGCGAGAAGAAGGGCGACGAGAAGATGGAGGCGTTCAACGACCGGACGAAGCGCATCGACTTCCCGTACGTCCTCGAGTACGAACAGGAGGCCGAAATCTACCGGAAGATGCTCCGCAACGCCGACGTGCCCGACATCCACGTCGAGCCGCACACGCTGGAGATGTCCGGGCTGTTCGGCGTCCTGACGCGTATCGTCGAACCCGACTCCGACACCATCTCGCTCGTCCAGAAGGCGAAGGCCTACAACGGCGAGTTGGACGACGGCGACGACGTGGACGTGCGCAAACTCCGCGAGGAGGGCGAGAAGAAAGCCGACATCGCAGAGGGCATGGACGGCGTCTCCGCCCGGTTCATCGGCGACGAAATCGCCGAGGCCATCATGGACGCGACCCACCGCGGCCGCGGCTACCTCTCGCCGCTGTCCTCGTTCACCCACCTCGAAGAGAACCTCGAGAACCACGGGTCGATTCCCGAGGAGAACCTCGAACGCTACCACCGCTACCTCGAGATGGTCCGCGAGGAGTACAAAGAGCGCGCCATCGAGGACGTGCGCCACGCCCTCGCCTACGACATCGACGAGATTCGCCGGCAGGGCGAGAAGTACATGGACCACGTCATGGCGTACATCGACGACGCGACGGTCGAAGACGAACTGACGGGTCGTGACCAGGACCCCGACGAGAAGTTCCTCCGCGCCGTCGAGGAGAAGCTCAACATCCCCGAGGACCGCAAGGACGACTTCCGACAGGAGGTCTCCAACTGGGTCTCCCGGCGCGCCCGCGAGGGCACGTCGTTCAACCCGCAGGACAACGACCGCCTCCGCCGCGCGCTCGAACGCAAGCTCTGGGAGGACAAGAAGCACAACATCAACTTCTCGGCGCTCGTGAGCGCGAACGAGCTTGACGACGACGAACGCAACGCGTGGATAGACGCGCTCGTCGACCAGGGTTACTCGCGCGACGGCGCACGGGAGGTGCTCGAGTTCGCCGGTGCGGAGGTGGCGAAGACCGAACTCGAAGGGTGA
- a CDS encoding PrkA family serine protein kinase, giving the protein MTMRDYIREADEALRGTYEEPMSLGEYVDAAFESPSIASHASKYLLEAIESMGTRQVVEQGEEKERYRFFDDPANDGEHAVLGNTEVLNAFVDDLRTIAADRGKAEKIVWFDGPTATGKSELKRCLINGLREYSKTDAGRRYTVEWNVANADDTRGLSYGGEVDAADEDWYESPVQSHPLSVFPAEVRKRLLADLNSKNGDHIPVDVDEDLDPFCLEAYTYLEEEFRRAGKQDLFSAVTDPKHLRVKNYVVDVGRGVGVLHSEDDGSPKERLVGSWMPSMLRELNSRGRKNPQAFSYDGVLSQGNGLLTIVEDATQHADLLQKLLNVPDEGHVKLDKGIGMDIDTQLVIISNPDLDAELDKYADRNGRDPLKALKRRLNKHEFRYLTNLSLEAELIRRELTNETSVWTDDPETMAERVAEAVSLDVREGPGEVRTRELAPHAVEAAALYSVVTRLDGEDVPRDPDIEFNLVDKALLFDRGYLQVGDQRREVSAFEFVGDSEGTHGIPVTFTRDVIADLLHDRIDRRHPDLDVSSVVMPTDVLDEMVAELSDAPVFSRAESSEYEGRIAIVKAYIFDQQEADVLDALLADKGVERETVEEYVEHVYAWASDGQIETERGPIDPDPLLMKLFETEHLGRFSPDDYEGNDPSETVEDFRNEKVITALNRYAWENRDEGFTVSDVDLTEIPVIRTVLETHDWEDVRRLFTDLDPRQWDNPPANTETARVKARTIDELVDRGYTAASAELTSRAVMKEVSHTWD; this is encoded by the coding sequence GTGACCATGCGAGACTACATCCGCGAGGCGGACGAGGCGCTCCGCGGCACCTACGAGGAGCCGATGAGTCTCGGCGAGTACGTCGACGCCGCGTTCGAGTCGCCCTCTATCGCCTCTCACGCGTCGAAGTACCTCTTGGAAGCCATCGAGTCGATGGGGACCAGACAGGTGGTCGAACAGGGCGAGGAGAAAGAGCGCTACCGCTTTTTCGACGACCCCGCCAACGACGGCGAGCACGCGGTCCTCGGCAACACAGAGGTGCTGAACGCCTTCGTCGACGACCTGCGGACCATCGCCGCCGACCGCGGCAAGGCCGAGAAAATCGTCTGGTTCGACGGTCCGACGGCCACGGGGAAATCCGAGTTGAAACGCTGTCTCATCAACGGGCTTCGGGAGTACTCGAAGACCGACGCGGGGCGGCGCTACACCGTCGAGTGGAACGTCGCCAACGCCGACGACACCCGCGGGCTGTCCTACGGCGGCGAGGTCGACGCAGCCGACGAGGACTGGTACGAGAGTCCGGTCCAGTCGCACCCGCTTTCGGTGTTCCCCGCGGAGGTCCGTAAGCGACTGCTCGCCGACCTCAACAGCAAGAACGGCGACCACATCCCCGTGGACGTGGACGAGGACCTCGACCCGTTCTGTCTGGAGGCGTACACCTACCTCGAAGAGGAGTTCCGCAGAGCGGGCAAGCAGGACCTCTTCAGCGCCGTCACCGACCCGAAACACCTCCGGGTGAAGAACTACGTCGTCGACGTCGGCCGCGGCGTCGGCGTCCTCCACTCGGAGGACGACGGCTCGCCCAAGGAGCGACTGGTCGGGTCGTGGATGCCGAGCATGCTCCGCGAACTGAACTCCCGCGGGCGGAAGAACCCGCAGGCGTTCAGCTACGACGGCGTGCTGTCGCAGGGCAACGGCCTCCTCACCATTGTCGAGGACGCCACCCAGCACGCCGACCTGCTCCAGAAGCTCCTGAACGTCCCCGACGAGGGGCACGTCAAACTGGACAAGGGAATCGGGATGGACATCGACACCCAGCTCGTCATCATCTCGAACCCCGACCTCGACGCCGAACTCGACAAGTACGCCGACAGGAACGGCCGCGACCCGCTGAAGGCGCTCAAGCGCCGGCTCAACAAACACGAGTTCCGGTACCTGACGAACCTCTCGCTCGAGGCCGAACTCATCCGCCGCGAGCTGACCAACGAGACGAGCGTCTGGACGGACGACCCCGAGACGATGGCCGAACGCGTCGCCGAGGCCGTCTCGTTAGACGTGCGGGAGGGGCCGGGTGAGGTCCGAACCCGCGAACTCGCACCCCACGCGGTCGAGGCCGCGGCGCTCTACAGTGTCGTGACCCGTCTCGACGGCGAGGACGTGCCGCGCGACCCGGACATCGAGTTCAACCTCGTGGACAAGGCGCTGTTGTTCGACCGCGGCTACCTGCAGGTCGGCGACCAGCGCCGCGAGGTGTCGGCGTTCGAGTTCGTCGGAGACTCGGAGGGGACCCACGGGATTCCCGTGACGTTCACCCGCGACGTCATCGCCGACCTGCTGCACGACCGCATCGACCGCAGACACCCCGACCTCGACGTGTCGTCGGTGGTGATGCCGACCGACGTGCTCGACGAGATGGTCGCCGAACTCTCGGACGCCCCCGTGTTCTCGCGGGCGGAGTCCTCGGAGTACGAGGGACGCATCGCCATCGTCAAAGCGTACATCTTCGACCAGCAGGAGGCGGACGTGCTCGACGCGCTTCTCGCCGACAAGGGCGTCGAGCGCGAGACGGTCGAGGAGTACGTCGAACACGTCTACGCGTGGGCGTCCGACGGACAGATAGAGACCGAGCGCGGGCCGATCGACCCCGACCCGCTTCTCATGAAACTGTTCGAGACCGAGCACCTCGGGCGCTTCTCGCCGGACGACTACGAGGGCAACGACCCCTCCGAGACGGTCGAAGACTTCCGCAACGAGAAGGTCATCACCGCGCTCAACCGCTACGCGTGGGAGAACCGCGACGAGGGCTTTACCGTCTCCGACGTGGACCTGACCGAGATTCCGGTCATCCGGACGGTGCTCGAAACCCACGACTGGGAGGACGTGCGCCGGTTGTTCACCGACCTCGACCCCCGTCAGTGGGACAACCCGCCGGCGAACACCGAAACAGCGCGGGTGAAAGCCCGCACCATCGACGAGTTGGTCGACCGCGGCTACACCGCCGCGTCGGCCGAACTGACCAGCCGTGCCGTGATGAAGGAGGTGAGCCACACATGGGACTGA
- a CDS encoding YeaH/YhbH family protein translates to MGLRDDLERFREVGEERREDLKEFISYGDLGASGSKDIKIPIKVVDLPEFKYDRLDMGGVGQGKGGTPDVGQPLGQPQPGDGDGEDGEPGEEGAEHEYYEMDPEQFAEALDEELGLELEPKGKEVIEEVEGDFTDITRSGPHSTLDFERLFKEGLKRKLAMDFDEEFVREAMKVDGTSAREVFRWCREQNILVSMAWIEDEWSRIPDDERGTWASFEEMEENVERTTAIQRIRREGLREIPFRREDERYRHPEVIEKKQSNVVVVNIRDVSGSMRETKRELVERTFTPLDWYLTGKYDHAEFVYIAHDAEAWEVERDEFFGIRSGGGTRISSAYELAKEVLDERYPWREWNRYVFAAGDSENSSNDTKERVVPLMQEIDANLHAYVETQPGGTAINATHAEEVERSLGEQGNVVVAYVSEPDDVIDAIYTILSTEATAE, encoded by the coding sequence ATGGGACTGAGAGACGACCTCGAACGATTCCGCGAAGTGGGTGAAGAGCGCCGCGAAGACCTCAAGGAGTTCATCTCCTACGGCGACCTCGGCGCGTCCGGGTCGAAAGACATCAAGATACCCATCAAGGTCGTGGACCTGCCGGAGTTCAAGTACGACCGCCTCGACATGGGCGGCGTCGGACAGGGCAAAGGCGGAACACCCGACGTGGGCCAACCGCTCGGCCAGCCACAGCCCGGTGACGGCGATGGCGAAGACGGCGAACCCGGCGAGGAGGGGGCCGAACACGAGTACTACGAGATGGACCCCGAGCAGTTCGCCGAGGCGTTGGACGAGGAACTCGGCCTCGAACTCGAACCGAAGGGAAAGGAGGTCATCGAGGAGGTCGAAGGCGACTTCACCGACATCACCCGAAGCGGCCCCCACAGCACCCTCGACTTCGAGCGCCTGTTCAAGGAGGGCCTGAAGCGAAAGCTCGCGATGGACTTCGACGAGGAGTTCGTCCGCGAGGCGATGAAAGTCGACGGCACCTCGGCCCGCGAGGTGTTCCGGTGGTGCCGCGAGCAAAACATCCTCGTCTCGATGGCGTGGATCGAAGACGAGTGGAGCCGCATCCCGGACGACGAACGCGGGACGTGGGCCTCCTTCGAGGAGATGGAGGAGAACGTCGAGCGGACGACGGCCATCCAGCGCATCCGCCGCGAGGGGCTCCGCGAGATTCCGTTCCGCCGCGAGGACGAGCGCTACCGCCACCCGGAAGTCATCGAGAAGAAGCAGTCGAACGTCGTGGTCGTCAACATCCGCGACGTGTCGGGGTCGATGCGGGAGACGAAACGCGAACTCGTCGAGCGCACCTTCACCCCGCTGGACTGGTATCTCACGGGCAAGTACGACCACGCCGAGTTCGTCTACATCGCCCACGACGCGGAGGCGTGGGAGGTCGAACGCGACGAGTTCTTCGGCATCCGCTCGGGCGGCGGGACGCGCATCTCGTCGGCCTACGAACTGGCGAAGGAGGTCCTCGACGAGCGCTACCCGTGGCGCGAGTGGAACCGCTACGTCTTCGCCGCGGGCGACTCCGAGAACTCCTCGAACGACACCAAAGAGCGGGTCGTCCCGCTCATGCAGGAGATAGACGCGAACCTCCACGCCTACGTGGAGACCCAGCCCGGCGGGACCGCCATCAACGCCACCCACGCAGAAGAGGTCGAACGGAGCCTCGGCGAGCAGGGTAACGTCGTGGTCGCGTACGTCTCGGAGCCCGACGACGTCATCGACGCCATCTACACCATCCTCAGCACGGAGGCGACAGCAGAATGA
- a CDS encoding SpoVR family protein — translation MSFRRHRRDAQREAARLDEPVREAGALAKKLGLDPYPVNYWVVNYDEMNQLIAYGGFQERYPHWRWGMTYDRQRKTDQFGMGKAFEIVNNDDPANAFLQESNSLADQKAVITHVEAHSDFFKNNQWFGLFSDEGQFAAAAMLEQHAQTIERYVENPEISRDDVEKFIDAVLCLEDTIDQHRTIREAAADEDGHIPEDIRAQLDSLDISDDVRREVFDDAWLEQVEEAEREAAKLTDPRKDVLAYVREHGMRYDEETGKAEEMEPWQKDVLDMLREEAYYFAAQKMTKVMNEGWAAYWESLMMGDERFAGTDEFITYADHQSRVLGSPGLNPYKLGKELWEYIENSTNRAEVADKLLRVKGVTWRNFHETVEFDEVQELLRADAAIDGVSADSLDELSELGPDDPRVDHETLDRALSGDESLDLEAYPWKLLTYEGLAERHYSLVKAQNRGFLSRIRRSELEQLSRYMFDDEVYDSVEAAVADVDKTAGWDRMREIRESHNDVTFLDAFLSEEFVRSNHYFAYEYSQSSRQFRVSSSEYRDVKKKLLFQFTNFGKPTIAVYDGNFDNRGELLLGHQYNGVILDMKQAKGVLERVYHLWGRPVNLMTITKEFDEHEVEVARRRGREPTPEERAIRIRYDGESFEEHDLDAELEARIAAGEVDYDTKPDDWL, via the coding sequence ATGAGTTTCAGACGACACCGCAGAGACGCACAGCGCGAGGCCGCCAGACTCGACGAGCCCGTCCGGGAGGCCGGCGCGCTCGCCAAGAAGCTCGGACTCGACCCCTACCCGGTGAACTACTGGGTGGTCAACTACGACGAGATGAACCAGCTCATCGCCTACGGCGGGTTCCAAGAGCGGTATCCGCACTGGCGGTGGGGGATGACCTACGACCGCCAGCGGAAGACCGACCAGTTCGGCATGGGCAAGGCGTTCGAAATCGTCAACAACGACGACCCGGCGAACGCCTTCCTCCAGGAGTCGAACTCGCTGGCCGACCAGAAGGCCGTCATCACCCACGTCGAGGCCCACTCGGACTTCTTCAAGAACAACCAGTGGTTCGGGCTGTTCTCCGACGAGGGGCAGTTCGCCGCCGCCGCGATGCTCGAACAGCACGCCCAGACCATCGAGCGGTACGTGGAAAATCCCGAAATCAGCCGGGACGACGTGGAGAAGTTCATCGACGCCGTCCTCTGTCTGGAAGACACCATCGACCAGCACCGGACCATCCGCGAGGCCGCCGCCGACGAGGACGGCCACATCCCCGAGGACATCCGCGCGCAGTTGGACAGTCTCGACATCTCCGACGACGTGCGCCGCGAGGTGTTCGACGACGCGTGGCTCGAACAGGTCGAAGAGGCCGAACGCGAGGCTGCGAAGCTCACCGACCCCCGGAAGGACGTGCTCGCGTACGTCCGCGAACACGGGATGCGGTACGACGAGGAGACGGGCAAGGCCGAAGAGATGGAGCCGTGGCAGAAGGACGTCCTCGACATGCTCCGCGAGGAGGCGTACTACTTCGCCGCCCAGAAGATGACGAAGGTGATGAACGAGGGCTGGGCGGCCTACTGGGAGTCGCTCATGATGGGCGACGAGCGCTTCGCGGGCACGGACGAGTTCATCACCTACGCCGACCACCAGTCGCGCGTCCTCGGGTCGCCCGGGCTCAACCCCTACAAGCTCGGCAAGGAGCTGTGGGAGTACATCGAGAACTCGACGAACCGCGCGGAGGTCGCCGACAAACTCCTGCGCGTGAAGGGCGTCACGTGGCGCAACTTCCACGAGACAGTCGAATTCGACGAGGTACAGGAACTCCTTCGGGCGGACGCCGCTATCGACGGTGTCAGCGCCGACTCCCTCGACGAACTGTCCGAACTCGGTCCCGACGACCCCAGAGTCGACCACGAGACGCTCGACAGGGCGCTGTCGGGCGACGAGTCGCTCGACCTCGAAGCGTACCCGTGGAAGCTCCTCACCTACGAGGGGCTCGCGGAGCGACACTACTCGCTCGTCAAAGCGCAGAACCGCGGGTTCCTCAGCCGGATTCGGCGCTCCGAACTCGAACAGCTCTCGCGGTACATGTTCGACGACGAAGTGTACGACAGCGTCGAGGCGGCCGTCGCCGACGTGGACAAGACCGCCGGCTGGGACCGCATGCGCGAGATTCGCGAGAGTCACAACGACGTGACGTTCCTCGACGCGTTCCTCTCCGAGGAGTTCGTCCGCTCGAACCACTACTTCGCCTACGAGTACTCCCAGTCGTCCCGGCAGTTCCGCGTCTCCTCGTCGGAGTACCGGGACGTGAAAAAGAAGCTCCTGTTCCAGTTCACCAACTTCGGGAAGCCGACCATCGCGGTGTACGACGGGAACTTCGACAACCGGGGGGAACTCCTCTTGGGCCACCAGTACAACGGCGTCATCCTCGACATGAAGCAGGCCAAGGGCGTCTTGGAGCGCGTCTACCACCTCTGGGGCCGCCCGGTGAACCTGATGACCATCACGAAGGAGTTCGACGAGCACGAGGTCGAAGTCGCCCGGCGGCGGGGGCGCGAGCCGACGCCCGAAGAGCGAGCCATCCGGATTCGATACGACGGCGAGTCGTTCGAGGAACACGACCTCGACGCCGAACTGGAAGCCCGCATCGCGGCCGGCGAGGTCGACTACGACACGAAGCCCGATGACTGGCTCTGA
- a CDS encoding DASH family cryptochrome, which translates to MSESTSLAWFRRDLRLHDNEALAAACDADRVVPVYCVDSREYGDRPFGGPDSFDFEKTGAHRARFRLESLSDLRSSLRDRGSDLVVREGRPESVLPEVADAVDADFVTVHTHPTPEESSVEAAVERALGDGDVELRRFWGHTLTHLDDLPMALSELPDTYTTFRKAVESAAEDTDESDGGAGDEPTDGGDPAGGDPLPEPTVSPLPGDAPAAGDLPSISDLVGNPDAESQSAPDERGVLSFDGGETAALDRVESYIWAGDNLREYKETRNGLLGADYSSKFSPWLNEGCLSPRYVKAEVDRYEDRRVANDSTYWLVFELRWRDFFQFQFAKHGSDFFRREGIRERTDIDWRSDDAQFERWAAGETGIPFVDANMRELNATGYMSNRGRQNAASFLANDLRLDWRRGAAYFETRLVDYDPASNYGNWAYIAGVGNDSRDRSFDVRWQANRYDEDAEYVKTWLPELDAVPAEYAHEPWELTEDEQETYGVELGVDYPEPMVDLDDSSE; encoded by the coding sequence ATGTCCGAGTCAACTTCGCTCGCGTGGTTCCGCCGCGACCTCCGCCTGCACGACAACGAGGCGCTCGCGGCCGCCTGCGACGCCGACCGCGTGGTTCCCGTCTACTGCGTGGACTCCCGCGAGTACGGCGACCGACCGTTCGGCGGCCCCGACTCCTTCGACTTCGAGAAGACCGGCGCGCACCGCGCTCGCTTCCGCCTCGAATCGCTGTCCGACCTGCGGTCGTCGCTCCGAGACCGCGGGAGCGACCTCGTCGTCCGCGAGGGCCGTCCCGAGTCCGTCCTCCCCGAGGTGGCCGACGCCGTCGATGCCGACTTCGTGACGGTCCACACCCACCCGACGCCCGAGGAGTCGAGCGTCGAAGCGGCGGTCGAGCGGGCGCTTGGAGACGGCGACGTCGAACTCCGGCGCTTCTGGGGGCACACACTCACCCACCTCGACGACCTCCCGATGGCGCTCTCGGAACTCCCGGACACGTACACGACGTTCCGGAAGGCGGTCGAATCGGCCGCCGAAGACACCGACGAGAGCGACGGAGGCGCGGGCGACGAGCCCACGGACGGCGGCGACCCCGCTGGCGGCGACCCGCTTCCCGAACCGACTGTCTCGCCGCTTCCCGGGGACGCGCCCGCCGCGGGCGACCTTCCCTCGATTTCGGACCTCGTCGGGAATCCGGACGCCGAGTCCCAGAGCGCCCCGGACGAACGCGGCGTCCTCTCTTTCGATGGCGGCGAGACGGCCGCGCTCGACCGCGTGGAGTCGTACATCTGGGCGGGCGACAACCTCCGGGAGTACAAGGAGACGCGAAACGGACTGCTCGGAGCCGACTACTCCTCGAAGTTCTCGCCGTGGCTGAACGAGGGCTGTCTCTCGCCGCGGTACGTCAAGGCCGAGGTCGACCGCTACGAGGACCGACGGGTCGCCAATGACTCGACGTACTGGCTCGTCTTCGAACTCCGCTGGCGCGATTTTTTCCAGTTCCAGTTCGCCAAACACGGGAGCGACTTCTTCCGTCGAGAGGGCATCCGGGAGCGGACCGACATCGACTGGCGAAGCGACGACGCACAATTCGAGCGCTGGGCGGCGGGAGAAACGGGAATCCCCTTCGTCGACGCGAATATGCGGGAGTTGAACGCGACCGGCTACATGTCGAACCGCGGGCGGCAGAACGCCGCATCGTTCCTCGCCAACGACCTCAGACTGGACTGGCGACGCGGCGCGGCCTACTTCGAGACGCGACTCGTCGATTACGACCCCGCGTCGAACTACGGCAACTGGGCCTACATCGCGGGCGTCGGCAACGACTCGCGGGACCGCTCGTTCGACGTGCGCTGGCAGGCGAACCGCTACGACGAGGACGCCGAGTACGTGAAAACGTGGCTCCCCGAACTCGACGCCGTGCCCGCCGAGTACGCCCACGAACCGTGGGAACTCACCGAGGACGAACAGGAGACCTACGGGGTCGAGTTGGGCGTGGACTACCCCGAACCGATGGTCGACCTCGACGATTCGAGCGAGTAG
- a CDS encoding disulfide bond formation protein B, giving the protein MSDTTRAALAAGTLVALAATSGSLYFSLGLGLTPCDLCWYQRILMYPLVVVLGVAAVEDRPGVWKTVLPLSLGGLALSGYHSYLQVAPGATCTVGGPCTSIQYSMLGGLLTIPRLAFIGFALVTLLAVAAARLGGSADDAWGM; this is encoded by the coding sequence GTGTCGGACACGACGCGCGCCGCGCTCGCCGCGGGAACCCTCGTCGCGCTCGCCGCGACGAGCGGGAGTCTCTACTTCAGCCTCGGCCTCGGACTGACGCCCTGCGACCTCTGTTGGTACCAGCGCATCCTGATGTACCCACTCGTCGTGGTGCTCGGAGTCGCCGCGGTTGAGGACCGACCCGGCGTCTGGAAGACGGTGCTCCCCCTCTCGCTGGGCGGGCTCGCACTCTCGGGCTACCACTCGTACCTGCAGGTCGCCCCGGGCGCGACCTGTACCGTCGGCGGGCCGTGTACGTCCATCCAGTACTCTATGCTCGGCGGTCTCCTGACGATTCCGCGACTCGCGTTCATCGGGTTCGCACTCGTGACGCTCCTCGCTGTCGCCGCCGCCCGCCTCGGCGGGTCGGCCGACGACGCGTGGGGGATGTGA
- a CDS encoding MgtC/SapB family protein — MLEEFVSQIDPVVVRLFVAAALGMFLGLERERSKKSAGVRTFTLTSLLGGVAVAVGSDILLAVGGLLVVAQAVLLGSRGLVERGSRESEDDRTDSRLDFDADADAEAGDGRRGDTEAARLDDLGVSLSLTTSTSLLVAYAVGAAVVSGFVIEGVVVALTSSLLLVLRRELHGFARRLTTDEVRSAVEFAIIAFVVYPLLPEGRIGPWDAVNPRTVWLLVVAVSAIGFVNYVIIRRYGERGIAITGFFGGLVNSTAVIGEIAGRTSRNPSIRPLAAGAILMADAAMALRNLSLVVVFVPELAVEVGVPLGLIALVGMSYALHSREWGVDLDVAFESPFSLESALRFGVFFLLVLLASAAAQEYFGATGFIVTSFIGGLVSSGSVVTTTVTLYGGGNISGTTAVVGVLAGTAASIGVKVALATSVDRELFGPVARRSALLVAAGVVGVIIVVFRP, encoded by the coding sequence ATGCTCGAAGAGTTCGTCTCGCAAATCGACCCCGTCGTCGTCCGCCTGTTCGTCGCGGCGGCGTTGGGGATGTTCCTCGGCTTGGAGCGCGAGCGGTCGAAAAAGAGCGCCGGCGTGCGGACGTTCACGCTGACGAGCCTCCTCGGGGGCGTCGCCGTCGCGGTCGGGAGCGACATCCTCCTCGCAGTCGGCGGATTGTTGGTCGTCGCGCAAGCGGTGTTGCTCGGGAGTCGCGGACTCGTCGAACGCGGGTCGCGCGAAAGCGAAGACGACCGAACCGACTCACGACTCGACTTCGATGCGGATGCTGACGCCGAAGCTGGTGACGGCCGCCGCGGTGACACCGAGGCCGCGCGGTTGGACGACCTCGGCGTGAGCCTCTCGCTCACCACGTCCACGTCGCTGTTGGTCGCCTACGCGGTCGGTGCGGCGGTGGTAAGCGGCTTCGTCATCGAGGGCGTCGTCGTCGCGCTCACGTCGTCGCTCCTGTTGGTCCTGCGGCGCGAACTCCACGGGTTCGCCCGGCGACTCACGACCGACGAGGTTCGGAGCGCCGTCGAGTTCGCCATCATCGCGTTCGTCGTCTACCCGTTGCTCCCCGAGGGGCGAATCGGCCCGTGGGACGCCGTCAACCCCCGGACCGTCTGGTTGCTCGTCGTCGCGGTGAGCGCAATCGGCTTCGTCAACTACGTCATCATCCGGCGGTACGGCGAACGCGGCATCGCCATCACGGGCTTTTTCGGCGGGCTGGTGAACTCGACGGCCGTCATCGGCGAGATAGCCGGTCGGACCAGCCGGAACCCGTCGATTCGACCGCTCGCGGCCGGCGCGATTCTGATGGCCGACGCGGCGATGGCGCTCCGAAACCTCTCGCTCGTCGTCGTGTTCGTCCCGGAACTCGCGGTCGAGGTGGGGGTTCCCCTCGGACTCATCGCACTCGTGGGGATGAGCTACGCGCTGCACTCTCGCGAGTGGGGCGTCGACCTCGACGTGGCGTTCGAGTCGCCGTTCAGCCTCGAAAGCGCCCTCCGGTTCGGTGTGTTTTTCCTCCTCGTGTTGCTCGCCTCCGCGGCCGCACAGGAGTACTTCGGCGCGACTGGATTCATCGTGACGAGTTTCATCGGCGGACTCGTGTCGAGCGGGTCGGTCGTCACGACCACCGTCACGCTCTACGGCGGCGGCAACATCAGTGGAACGACCGCCGTCGTCGGCGTCCTCGCCGGAACCGCCGCGAGCATCGGGGTCAAGGTCGCGCTTGCGACGAGCGTCGACCGCGAACTCTTCGGTCCGGTGGCCCGCCGAAGCGCGCTCCTCGTGGCCGCCGGCGTCGTCGGCGTCATTATCGTCGTCTTTCGGCCGTGA